TCCGTGCAGGGGCAAGGCGGGAAATGCGCTCAGACAGCTCATTCATTGCTGTCTCTCATAGAAGAGTCCGCTTCAGAAGATTCTCTTCAAGAAGGGCCTGACATGCGGAAAGATCGACACTTTTTGTCTCGCCTGCAGGCAGGAGGCCGTCTCGGGATTTCAGGGCCCTGATCGTCTCCTCGATTGAGGCCTGGGCGGCAAAGAGGCAGGGAGTACTGTATAACACTACAGAAATTCCCTGGGCCTTGAGCTCTGTTAATGATAAAGAGGGGGACTTGCCACCCGTAATGTGATTGAAGACAAGGGGTTTGCTGGTATGGGCCCTGACAGCCTTGACGGTATCGAGGCGAGAAACGCCATCGACCAATAACCAATCCGCCCCGGCCTCATCAAAGGCCCTCACTCTTTTCACAACCTCATCCAGATCATGCGCATCCGTTCTGGCTACAACCACCATGTCTTTTCTCGTTGCAATGACCTTTTCGATTTTTGGCAGAAATTCATCAAGACTCAGGATCTGTTTGTTGTTGAGATGTCCGCAGCGCTTGGGCCGCTTCTGGTCTTCCAGAATAATTCCGGAGGCCCCTGCCGATTCCAGCAGGGAGACAACATGGCAAGCGACCTCGGTATCTGCATAGCCGTCATCGATGTCGACGAGAAGGTGCTGGCGGGGCAGGATAGCCCTTAACCTCTGGACAAATCCGACGATATCTGACCATGAAATCAGACCGATGTCAGGCATCCCGTAATAGCTCGCTGCAAAGCTGAAACCACTGACGAATATTCCATCAAAGCGCCGGGCCGAAATTGCAGCAGAAAACGTGTCGTACACTCCTATAAAGGGTATCATCCCATTTTCTGCCAGAGTCTCTCGCAGTCTGCTGCCATAGGTTAATTCCATTTTCGCTCCTCTAAGATATCCATGCAGAGGTGGCTGAGGCTTCCTCCGGCCGATCCCCGGTCAAGTTGAGTTTTTGCAAATGGCATTCGCAGATCACCACACACCTGGACTGGGTGCATCAGGGTCAACACTCACGTTGATGCATGAGGGCTGACCGGACGCCGCCGCCCTCTCAAGCGCCGGTCGAATCTCGGCCGCTTCTGCCACGAACTCCCCATAGCCGCCAAAGACCTCCATGATTCTCTCGTATCTGAGGTTGGGCTGGAAGCGACTGAATAGTTCAGGGTAATCAGGCGGAAAAGTCCCCTTCTGTCTCAGCGATCCTGTAATGCCGCTATTGTTGGCGATGACGACGATGACAGGAATTCGATGGCGCACGGCGGTTTCCAGGTCGATGGCGCTTAACCCAAATCCGTAATCGCCGCATATGACGACCACCATTCTCTCAGGCGCTGCCAGCTTGGCTCCCATTCCAAAGGGGATGCCGCTCCCCATGCATCCGTTCCATCCCGGGTCCAGCCAGCTGCATGGCGCTTTGACGGACAGGACCTTCTGGCCCGTCGAAAGAGTGATACTGCCGTCCAGCACCACTACGGCGTCGGTGGGCAAGAAATCTCGGATCGCAACAAAGAGCTGCTGCGGAAGCATAGGCTCAGACTCCTCGGAAAGCCAGGCCAGGCGTGCCCGCCGTCTCTCGTTGCACATCGCATTGACCATTTCGTGCCAGGGGTTCAGCCGAGTTGCCTTGGTCGGGTCCTGATGGGCCAGAGCCCTTTGGAGTTGGACAAGGAAACGACCGCTGTCGGCAGAAACCGTCAGAACGGCCTTGACATTCTTTCCAAGCATCCCAGGGTCGGTGTCCACATGTATGATCCTGACTCCGGGCGCCAACTCGCCTCCGAAACGAAACCTCCAGTCGAAGCTTGCACCTGCCATGAGAATCACATCGGCTTGAGATTGAACCCACCGCCGGACTTCATTGGCGCAATGCGGATGATCATCGGGCAGGAAGCCCCGCGCCATCGGCGTCGTGATGAAAGGGAGCCCGGACTGTTCCACCATGCACTGCAGCGAAGACCGGGAAAAGGACCAACGAATACCTTCGCCGAGTATGAGCAGCGGCCGTGCCGCGGCAGTAAGCAGGCGCGTAGCCTCAACTACCGCGTCTCCAGCCTCTTCCCGCCAAGGGAGAATTGTCGGGGACAGGGAGTGATCAACAGTAGCGGTCCCGAAGAGAACGTCCTCCGGAAGATCAAGATACACCGGCCCGGGCCGTCCGCTACTGGCAATCTCATACGCCTGAACCACGGCACTCATGATTTCTGAGGTCCCTTCGACCTTCACCGTCCGCTTTGTCAGGCTCCGGAAGATCGGCAGGGCATCAAGTTCCTGGAAATAGCCGATCCCCTCACGGTGCAGGGGGCGTCTTCCTCCCATGACGATGACAGGCCAACCATTATCCCTGGCCACCAACAGCCCGGTCAGTGCATTGGTCACTGCCGGCCCGGCAGAGACAACCACAACCGATTCCAACCGTCCCGCAATGTAGTTGCCGGCAGCAGCCATGAGGACCGCGGCTTGCTGATGACGGGTTCCTATAGGTCTGATGCCCCGTGCTGCACATTCCGGGAAGATAGCGTCCACCGGCGTCCCGGTGATACCCAGGACGTGTTTCACAGAGCACCGCTGCAGAGCCTCGGCGACCAAGGAATGACCGCTTGTCTTCGCGGCGGACAAGCAACGACTTAGGTCGGCTCGCTCTTCTGTTGTGAGAGCCCGTAAGCGACTCCTGAGGTCCTTCAATTCGTTATCGGCCTTCGAGCTGCCGGGCATCACGTGTTATCTCCGAATCCTAGCCGAAGCAGACGGGCCGCTTCCTCGGAGGGAAGTTTCTGCAACTCCGCTGCAAGCGCCAGGACCTCACTCTCCTCCTGGAGTTGGGCCAGTTCCCCTGCAAGCAGGGCTACCGTCGGACTCTGAAATAAAATCATAGGTGGAATCTCCAATCCGAGGGCTTTCGTTAGCTTTACGACAATCTGCGTGGCGCGAAGGGAATCACCACCCAAGGCAAAAAAATTATCGTGCTTTCCAATCTGATCGAGCCCTAGAATTTCCCGCCAGAATCGTGCGACCATAACCTCCATTTCCGATTCAGGGGGAATATACTCGGGCTTCAGCAGGTGAGATAGCCTTTCTGCCAACCCTAAGCGCTGTACTTTCCCTGTAGGACCCTTGGGGATGCTGTCAACAAAGATAATTTGCTGGGGTACCTTATAAGGGGCCAGACGGTCTGCGGTATGCTGCCGCAGTTCTCTTTCGGTAAGACCCCTATTCTTGTCAGCCACGACAGCGGCCGCAACCGCTTCACCGAGGCTTCTGTGAGGCACGCTGAACGCCACGGCCTGCAACACTGCGGGATGTTCGAGGAGGGCTTCGTCTATTTCTCGGGGTGAAATCTTCTGTCCGCCGCGATTGATTATCTCTTTCAAACGACCTGCAAGAAAAAGGTATCCCTCGTCGTCGATATACCCAAGATCTCCGGTCCTGAACCATCCCCGGGAGAATGCCTTCCCGTTTGCCGCAGCATTTTTCTCATATCCTCTCATAATGTTTTCACCGCGCACTACGATCTCTCCCGTCTCTCCCCTTGGCAGGATATTGTCCCTGTCGTCCATAACGGCTACGTCCGGGCCGGCCTGAAGCCCTACGGATCCCGGTTTGCGCTTCAATGGCGGTATGGGATTGCTTGCCATCTGGTGAGCGGCTTCCGTCATGCCATAGGCCTCGATCACGGGAGCGTTGAAGGCATGTTCAAGTTTCTCCATGACCGTCGGCGGCAGTGATGACGAGGAGGAACGAATAAAGCGGAACTGACTTTGTCGAGAATCCAATAGCTTACTTTCCACCAATTCAAGGACCGTTTGATGGATCGTAGGCACAGCTGTGTACCATGTCGGTTGAAACCTTCCTATCCAGTCAGGGAGGTCTGGACCAGAAAATCCTGGCGTGCAGATAACGCTTCCTCCGGCGACAAGTGAAGAAAGGAGAGCAGCGATTAAGCCGTGTATGTGAAAGAGCGGCATGACGTTCAGACACCGGTCAGCATCACCGAGTTCCAAAGCCCTGCTTACATTACGGGCTGACGCAAAGATATTGCGATGGGTTAGCGGCACTATTTTCGGTCGTGATGTTGTCCCGGACGTATGAAGGA
This window of the Thermodesulfovibrionales bacterium genome carries:
- a CDS encoding AMP-binding protein codes for the protein PHYSAGDLLESAEKDFSSHAILAPHRYPLSYGQMCDQVGRVVSQLNANGLGRNDRIAVVLPNGPEMAVTFLSVIACATCAPLNPGYREKEFNFYLSDIDARAVIVQKGMDSAVRSVAASRDIPIIELVPLRDAEAGLFELDIKGILSPNVKTGIADTYDTALILHTSGTTSRPKIVPLTHRNIFASARNVSRALELGDADRCLNVMPLFHIHGLIAALLSSLVAGGSVICTPGFSGPDLPDWIGRFQPTWYTAVPTIHQTVLELVESKLLDSRQSQFRFIRSSSSSLPPTVMEKLEHAFNAPVIEAYGMTEAAHQMASNPIPPLKRKPGSVGLQAGPDVAVMDDRDNILPRGETGEIVVRGENIMRGYEKNAAANGKAFSRGWFRTGDLGYIDDEGYLFLAGRLKEIINRGGQKISPREIDEALLEHPAVLQAVAFSVPHRSLGEAVAAAVVADKNRGLTERELRQHTADRLAPYKVPQQIIFVDSIPKGPTGKVQRLGLAERLSHLLKPEYIPPESEMEVMVARFWREILGLDQIGKHDNFFALGGDSLRATQIVVKLTKALGLEIPPMILFQSPTVALLAGELAQLQEESEVLALAAELQKLPSEEAARLLRLGFGDNT
- a CDS encoding thiamine pyrophosphate-binding protein: MPGSSKADNELKDLRSRLRALTTEERADLSRCLSAAKTSGHSLVAEALQRCSVKHVLGITGTPVDAIFPECAARGIRPIGTRHQQAAVLMAAAGNYIAGRLESVVVVSAGPAVTNALTGLLVARDNGWPVIVMGGRRPLHREGIGYFQELDALPIFRSLTKRTVKVEGTSEIMSAVVQAYEIASSGRPGPVYLDLPEDVLFGTATVDHSLSPTILPWREEAGDAVVEATRLLTAAARPLLILGEGIRWSFSRSSLQCMVEQSGLPFITTPMARGFLPDDHPHCANEVRRWVQSQADVILMAGASFDWRFRFGGELAPGVRIIHVDTDPGMLGKNVKAVLTVSADSGRFLVQLQRALAHQDPTKATRLNPWHEMVNAMCNERRRARLAWLSEESEPMLPQQLFVAIRDFLPTDAVVVLDGSITLSTGQKVLSVKAPCSWLDPGWNGCMGSGIPFGMGAKLAAPERMVVVICGDYGFGLSAIDLETAVRHRIPVIVVIANNSGITGSLRQKGTFPPDYPELFSRFQPNLRYERIMEVFGGYGEFVAEAAEIRPALERAAASGQPSCINVSVDPDAPSPGVW
- a CDS encoding isocitrate lyase/PEP mutase family protein, whose product is MELTYGSRLRETLAENGMIPFIGVYDTFSAAISARRFDGIFVSGFSFAASYYGMPDIGLISWSDIVGFVQRLRAILPRQHLLVDIDDGYADTEVACHVVSLLESAGASGIILEDQKRPKRCGHLNNKQILSLDEFLPKIEKVIATRKDMVVVARTDAHDLDEVVKRVRAFDEAGADWLLVDGVSRLDTVKAVRAHTSKPLVFNHITGGKSPSLSLTELKAQGISVVLYSTPCLFAAQASIEETIRALKSRDGLLPAGETKSVDLSACQALLEENLLKRTLL